A window of the Myripristis murdjan chromosome 15, fMyrMur1.1, whole genome shotgun sequence genome harbors these coding sequences:
- the wnt8b gene encoding protein Wnt-8b, which translates to MFMHLEVFYYIFILLAHMRSYCCWSVNNFLMTGPKAYLIYSSSVAAGAQSGIEECKYQFAWDRWNCPERALQLSTHSSLRSANRETAFVHAISSAGVMYTLTRNCSLGDFDNCGCDDTRNGQRGGHGWLWGGCSDNVGFGEAISKQFVDALETGQDARAAMNLHNNEAGRKAVKGTMQRTCKCHGVSGSCTTQTCWLQLPEFREVGNYLKEKYHRALKVDLLRGAGNSAASRGAIAETFSSISRKELVHLEDSPDYCLENRTLGLPGTEGRECLKKGKNLSKWEKRSCKRLCGECGLAVEERKAEMVSSCNCKFHWCCAVKCEQCRKTVTKYFCVKKGGQRGRNESASSRRKSLRLRKKH; encoded by the exons ATGTTCATGCATTTGGAGGTTTTCTATTATATTTTCATTCTTCTGGCTCATATGAGGTCTTACTGCTGCTG GTCAGTGAATAATTTCTTGATGACTGGACCCAAG GCGTACCTGATCTACTCCAGCAGTGTGGCAGCAGGAGCTCAGAGTGGCATAGAGGAGTGCAAATACCAGTTTGCATGGGACCGCTGGAACTGCCCAGAGAGAGCGCTCCAGCTgtccacacacagcagcctgcgCAGCG CAAATCGGGAGACAGCGTTTGTCCATGCTATCAGCTCCGCTGGTGTGATGTACACGCTGACCAGGAACTGCAGTCTTGGGGACTTTGACAACTGTGGCTGTGACGACACCAGGAACGGACAACGGG GTGGTCACGGATGGCTCTGGGGGGGCTGCAGTGACAACGTCGGCTTTGGCGAGGCCATCTCTAAACAGTTTGTTGATGCCCTGGAGACCGGGCAGGACGCACGGGCAGCCATGAATCTCCATAATAACGAGGCTGGACGCAAG GCTGTGAAAGGGACCATGCAGCGGACGTGTAAATGTCACGGGGTCTCAGGGAGCTGCACCACTCAGACCTGCTGGCTGCAGCTCCCAGAATTCAGGGAGGTTGGAAACTACCTGAAGGAGAAATATCACAGGGCTCTGAAGGTGGATCTTCTGCGGGGAGCGGGGAACAGTGCAGCCAGCCGAGGGGCCATCGCCGAGACCTTCAGCTCCATCTCTCGCAAGGAGCTGGTCCATCTGGAAGACTCCCCTGATTACTGCCTAGAAAATCGCACTCTTGGCTTGCCGGGCACAGAGGGCCGCGAATGCCTCAAGAAAGGCAAGAACCTGAGCAAATGGGAGAAGCGGAGTTGCAAAAGACTATGCGGCGAATGCGGGCTGGCTGTGGAGGAACGCAAGGCTGAGATGGTGTCGAGCTGTAATTGTAAATTCCACTGGTGCTGCGCGGTGAAGTGCGAGCAGTGCCGAAAGACAGTGACCAAGTACTTCTGTGTGAAGAAAGGAGGCCAGCGGGGCAGGAATGAGAGCGCTAGCAGCCGCAGGAAGAGCCTCAGACTGAGGAAGAAGCACTGA